In the genome of Saprospira sp. CCB-QB6, one region contains:
- the serC gene encoding 3-phosphoserine/phosphohydroxythreonine transaminase yields MKKHNFSAGPAILPATVLAEAAEAVKEFGQEGLSILEMSHRSKPITAVVDEARDLVRELLELEDDFEVLFLTGGASTQFFMVPMNLLGEGETAAYIDTGTWATKAIKEAKNFGEVVVVGSSADKEFTYIPKACQIPAHCKYLHITTNNTVRGSQFHHLPERPEGCLLVADMSSDIFSRPIEANQYDLIYAGAQKNLGPAGVTLVIVRKSILGKIQRQIPTMLDYQTHIKKGSMFNTPPVYPIYVSMLTLRWIQGQGGLKAMQRRNKEKADLLYQAVEAHPNFRPTVAKADRSIMNACFVADTAEHEAAFLAYCEANGISGLKGHRSVGGFRASMYNAMDLASVQHLVDLLNNFKP; encoded by the coding sequence ATGAAGAAGCATAATTTTTCGGCTGGACCAGCCATTTTACCTGCCACAGTTTTGGCCGAAGCGGCCGAGGCGGTAAAAGAATTTGGACAAGAAGGGCTTTCTATTTTAGAGATGTCGCATCGTTCTAAGCCGATTACGGCCGTAGTGGATGAGGCTCGGGATTTGGTGCGGGAGCTCTTGGAGCTAGAAGATGATTTTGAGGTACTCTTCTTGACGGGAGGGGCTTCGACGCAGTTTTTTATGGTCCCGATGAACTTGTTGGGAGAAGGTGAAACGGCTGCTTATATAGATACAGGAACATGGGCGACCAAAGCCATCAAAGAGGCCAAAAACTTTGGTGAGGTAGTGGTTGTGGGCAGTTCTGCGGATAAGGAATTTACTTATATTCCCAAAGCTTGTCAGATTCCGGCCCATTGCAAATACTTACATATTACGACCAATAATACGGTTCGTGGGAGTCAGTTTCATCATTTGCCAGAGCGTCCCGAGGGTTGTTTATTGGTTGCGGATATGTCATCAGACATTTTTAGCCGTCCGATAGAGGCCAACCAATATGATTTGATTTATGCTGGGGCGCAGAAGAACTTGGGACCAGCGGGAGTGACTTTAGTGATTGTGCGCAAATCTATTTTGGGCAAAATCCAGCGTCAGATTCCGACTATGCTCGATTATCAGACGCATATCAAAAAGGGCTCGATGTTTAATACGCCGCCGGTATATCCCATTTATGTATCTATGTTGACCTTGCGTTGGATTCAGGGGCAGGGGGGCTTAAAGGCTATGCAGCGTCGGAATAAAGAAAAGGCGGATTTGTTGTATCAGGCAGTAGAGGCGCATCCTAATTTCCGTCCCACTGTAGCCAAGGCGGATCGTTCTATCATGAACGCCTGTTTTGTAGCGGATACGGCAGAGCATGAGGCGGCCTTTTTGGCTTATTGCGAGGCCAATGGCATTAGTGGTTTGAAGGGCCACCGATCGGTGGGGGGCTTTCGGGCGTCTATGTACAATGCCATGGATTTGGCATCTGTGCAACATCTCGTTGATTTGCTGAACAACTTTAAGCCATAG